From a single Marinobacter sp. THAF197a genomic region:
- a CDS encoding NAD(P)/FAD-dependent oxidoreductase — protein MENLHHIVVVGGGAGGLELVTSLGNKLGKKNKARISLVDAGLTHVWKPLLHEVASGSLDASANEINYRAHARKHHYEFQLGRMNGLDRAAKEIIIAPFLDEEGHEVVPERRIQYDTLVIAVGSTANDFGTPGAQEHCLFLDSLRQARRFHNLMLNAFLRKNHEANQGKPHTLNISIIGAGATGVELAAELRLASRELPVYGMNHLQSSDVSISVIEAADRILPALPGRLSAAATRELERQKVKVLTGQPVSEVRENSLVMKDGTELPSEMTIWAAGIKAPPFLAELGGLETNRSNQLLVKQTLATTRDTDVFAFGDCAACPQPDSDHPVPPRAQAAHQQADALFKTLCNRLEGKDPVPFVYNDHGSLINFSRYTTVGNLMGNLSGRSMYIEGKVARLFYVSLYRMHQVALHGFLRTGIIWLMDKISRAMHPRLKLH, from the coding sequence ATGGAAAACCTGCATCACATTGTTGTCGTCGGCGGTGGCGCCGGAGGCCTGGAACTGGTCACCAGCCTCGGCAACAAACTCGGCAAGAAAAACAAGGCTCGCATCTCCCTGGTCGACGCCGGCCTGACCCACGTCTGGAAACCTCTGCTGCACGAAGTGGCCTCCGGCTCCCTGGACGCCAGTGCCAACGAAATCAATTACCGGGCCCACGCACGGAAACATCATTATGAATTTCAGCTGGGGCGCATGAACGGCCTTGATCGGGCGGCCAAGGAAATCATCATCGCGCCGTTCCTGGATGAAGAAGGCCACGAGGTGGTGCCTGAGCGTCGGATTCAGTACGACACCCTGGTGATCGCCGTGGGCAGTACAGCCAACGATTTCGGCACACCAGGCGCCCAGGAACACTGCCTGTTTCTCGACAGCCTCAGGCAAGCACGGCGATTCCATAACCTGATGCTCAACGCCTTCCTGCGCAAGAACCACGAGGCCAATCAGGGCAAACCCCATACTCTGAACATCAGCATCATCGGTGCTGGCGCCACGGGCGTAGAGCTGGCTGCCGAGCTGCGACTGGCATCCAGGGAATTGCCGGTCTACGGCATGAACCACCTGCAGTCCTCGGATGTTTCCATCAGCGTGATCGAAGCGGCAGACCGGATTTTGCCGGCCCTGCCCGGGCGCCTGTCAGCGGCAGCCACCCGTGAACTGGAACGCCAGAAGGTGAAAGTACTGACCGGGCAGCCAGTCAGCGAAGTGCGCGAAAACAGCCTGGTCATGAAAGATGGCACCGAATTGCCATCTGAAATGACCATCTGGGCCGCGGGCATCAAGGCTCCCCCGTTTCTGGCGGAACTCGGCGGCCTGGAAACCAATCGCAGCAATCAGCTGTTGGTGAAGCAAACCCTCGCAACCACACGAGATACCGACGTCTTTGCCTTCGGTGATTGCGCAGCCTGCCCGCAGCCCGATTCCGACCATCCCGTGCCACCACGGGCCCAAGCCGCCCATCAGCAGGCCGATGCCCTGTTCAAAACCCTGTGCAACCGCCTGGAGGGCAAAGACCCTGTACCCTTTGTCTACAATGACCATGGCTCACTGATCAATTTCAGCCGTTACACCACGGTCGGCAACCTGATGGGCAACCTGTCGGGTCGCAGCATGTACATCGAAGGGAAGGTGGCCAGGCTGTTCTATGTGTCCCTGTACCGGATGCATCAGGTTGCCCTGCACGGGTTCCTGCGCACGGGCATTATCTGGCTGATGGACAAGATCAGCCGAGCGATGCATCCTCGCCTGAAGTTGCATTGA
- a CDS encoding YbhB/YbcL family Raf kinase inhibitor-like protein — MKLEVRGVEEGQPIPEKFAFGVFSEQDHMSFGPNRNPELVWSGAPEGTKSFVVMMFDPDVPSVADDVNQEGKTVPADLPRVDFFHWLLTDIPANIGRIPEGEDSDGVLPKGKDHGPGPIGVRGVNNYTQFLAGNPDMAGTYAGYDGPCPPWNDEIIHHYHFEVHALDVESLGLEGEFDGNDVRQAMAGHVLASARVTGTYTLNPDLR, encoded by the coding sequence GTGAAACTAGAGGTTCGTGGTGTAGAAGAGGGACAACCCATTCCAGAGAAGTTTGCCTTTGGGGTTTTCAGCGAGCAGGACCACATGAGCTTTGGCCCCAACCGAAACCCCGAGTTGGTCTGGTCTGGGGCACCGGAGGGTACGAAGAGTTTCGTGGTGATGATGTTCGACCCGGATGTGCCCAGCGTAGCCGATGATGTGAATCAGGAAGGCAAAACCGTGCCCGCCGACCTGCCCAGGGTGGATTTCTTCCACTGGTTGCTGACAGACATTCCCGCCAATATCGGCCGCATCCCGGAAGGTGAAGACAGTGACGGCGTGTTGCCCAAGGGCAAGGACCATGGGCCGGGACCGATTGGTGTTCGAGGTGTGAATAATTACACCCAGTTCCTTGCCGGCAACCCGGACATGGCGGGCACTTACGCCGGGTATGACGGCCCCTGCCCGCCCTGGAACGATGAAATCATCCACCACTACCATTTTGAAGTGCACGCGCTGGATGTGGAAAGCCTGGGGCTGGAGGGTGAATTTGACGGCAACGATGTTCGCCAGGCCATGGCCGGGCACGTGCTGGCCAGTGCCCGGGTGACCGGCACCTACACCCTGAATCCAGACCTGCGTTAA
- a CDS encoding UDP-2,3-diacylglucosamine diphosphatase: MRAYRSVFISDVHLGTADCQADYLLDFLNNVHCQTLYLVGDIIDLIAMQRRAHFPDSHRQVIHKLLELAATGTRVVYIPGNHDEFFRRFCGQTFSGIELQYKAVHTTEDGRQFLVCHGDQFDQVVRCSPLMLLVGDRAHGLLLRLNRWFNALRRLQGKPYWSLAAWIKSRIGKARTFIRRFELAALTAAEKGHYHGFICGHIHSAGFLRSEDGLYCNDGDWVEHCTALVERDDGKLELLHWSESPVTLSREPEHPNPELVGDARPVIDALPAAFLDQLNGPVR; encoded by the coding sequence ATGCGAGCGTATCGCAGCGTATTCATTTCCGATGTTCATCTGGGAACGGCCGATTGCCAGGCCGACTACCTGCTGGATTTCCTCAACAACGTTCACTGCCAGACTCTGTACCTGGTAGGCGACATTATCGACCTTATCGCCATGCAGCGCCGGGCCCATTTCCCGGACAGTCATCGGCAGGTTATCCACAAGCTGCTGGAACTCGCCGCCACGGGCACCCGGGTGGTTTATATTCCTGGTAATCACGACGAGTTTTTCCGGCGCTTCTGCGGTCAGACTTTCTCCGGCATCGAGCTGCAATACAAGGCAGTGCACACCACCGAAGACGGTCGTCAGTTTCTGGTTTGCCACGGTGACCAGTTTGACCAGGTGGTGCGCTGCAGCCCGCTGATGCTGCTGGTGGGGGACCGCGCCCACGGCCTGCTGCTGCGGCTAAACCGCTGGTTCAACGCCCTGCGTCGGCTTCAGGGCAAGCCTTACTGGTCGCTGGCGGCCTGGATCAAAAGCCGGATCGGTAAGGCCAGAACCTTTATCCGGCGATTCGAGCTGGCGGCGCTGACGGCTGCAGAGAAAGGTCATTACCACGGTTTTATCTGCGGCCACATCCACTCGGCAGGCTTTCTTCGCAGTGAAGATGGCCTCTACTGCAACGATGGGGATTGGGTGGAGCATTGCACCGCGCTGGTTGAGCGGGACGACGGCAAGCTGGAGCTTTTGCACTGGTCAGAATCGCCGGTGACCCTGAGCCGGGAACCGGAACACCCCAATCCGGAACTGGTCGGTGACGCCAGGCCGGTGATCGACGCCCTGCCAGCGGCATTTCTGGACCAGTTGAACGGCCCCGTGCGCTAG
- a CDS encoding TetR/AcrR family transcriptional regulator: MPRPPSYDRDTALSKAVSLFWLKGYHGSSMKQIEQALDMRPGSIYATFGSKDGLFSEALANYAEQGGADLSEHMASYDSIVEGLQAYLRKIAGSCADVDCAPARACLIVKTLLEASNTNQALYSQAQSVLAAIETSFAELLESAKNQGEIAAKTDCRRLARLIQSQIMGLRSMAERNLSAAELEQLGDDMAAILEAYKAQN, translated from the coding sequence ATGCCAAGACCTCCAAGCTATGACCGGGATACAGCCCTGTCCAAAGCCGTCAGTCTGTTCTGGCTCAAGGGCTATCACGGCAGCTCGATGAAGCAGATCGAACAGGCGCTGGATATGCGCCCCGGCAGCATTTACGCTACGTTTGGCAGTAAAGATGGCCTGTTTTCTGAAGCGCTGGCCAATTACGCAGAGCAGGGCGGAGCCGACCTTTCGGAACACATGGCGAGTTATGACAGCATCGTTGAAGGGTTGCAGGCGTACCTGCGGAAAATCGCCGGCAGTTGCGCGGACGTTGACTGCGCCCCCGCGCGCGCCTGCCTGATTGTGAAAACCCTGCTGGAGGCCAGCAACACCAACCAGGCATTGTATTCTCAGGCCCAGAGTGTGCTTGCCGCCATTGAAACGTCCTTTGCCGAGCTGCTGGAAAGTGCAAAAAATCAGGGAGAGATTGCCGCCAAGACCGATTGCCGGCGGCTGGCCAGACTGATTCAAAGCCAGATTATGGGCTTACGCTCCATGGCTGAGCGTAACCTGTCCGCCGCCGAGCTGGAGCAGCTCGGCGACGACATGGCGGCGATTCTGGAAGCTTATAAGGCACAGAACTGA
- a CDS encoding carboxymuconolactone decarboxylase family protein, translated as MADFKLHDIQSAPEGAKPFLENSQKNFGMIPGLHAVMAESPQVLEAYQKLHQLVLDSSFTNDEKTVVWQTINVENACHYCVPAHTGIAKMMEVSDDITNALRDETPLPNDKLEALRDFTLAVMRKQGNLSESDLNAFFEAGYDNRHVLEVIMTLSQKTLSNYINHIAKTPVDEPFKKFEWKKA; from the coding sequence ATGGCAGATTTCAAACTGCATGATATTCAGTCCGCTCCAGAGGGCGCCAAGCCGTTCCTGGAAAATTCCCAAAAGAACTTCGGTATGATTCCCGGCCTGCATGCGGTCATGGCTGAATCGCCGCAAGTGCTTGAGGCCTACCAGAAACTGCATCAGCTGGTACTGGACAGCAGTTTCACCAACGATGAAAAAACCGTGGTCTGGCAGACCATCAACGTTGAGAACGCTTGCCACTACTGTGTTCCCGCTCATACCGGGATCGCGAAGATGATGGAAGTGTCTGACGACATCACCAATGCCCTGCGTGACGAGACCCCGCTTCCGAACGACAAACTGGAAGCGCTGCGTGATTTCACCCTGGCGGTCATGCGCAAGCAGGGTAACCTGAGTGAAAGCGACCTAAACGCGTTTTTCGAGGCAGGTTACGATAACCGGCATGTTCTGGAAGTGATTATGACGTTGTCTCAGAAAACCCTGAGTAACTACATCAATCACATTGCGAAAACACCGGTCGATGAGCCGTTCAAAAAGTTTGAATGGAAAAAGGCCTGA
- a CDS encoding DUF547 domain-containing protein produces the protein MTGYFSIFSKTLSRGLIVLGFLSASVLADTSPYEPFQQLVTDHLIEHTLPGNGLVSAFDYESALADNKTLARLERQRSRLASFDLNQLETQAQAVAFWINAYNFFMIDQILTERPNGQLVSSVWDYGGRINPFVKNVFGRAHFTVAGQAYSLDEIEKGILLGDEFKARGWKDARVHFAVNCASVGCPPLRAEIYTSANLEQLLAENTRRALSTERQLRVESGRLYVSELFKWYEEDFQEASGSIRAFILEWATPEVSERVKSAAGLSYIEYDWSLNTPENFPEIRR, from the coding sequence ATGACCGGTTATTTCTCGATTTTCAGCAAAACCCTGTCGCGCGGGTTGATCGTGCTAGGGTTCCTGTCGGCCAGTGTGCTGGCGGACACCTCCCCTTACGAGCCGTTCCAGCAGCTTGTCACCGATCATCTTATTGAGCACACGCTGCCGGGAAATGGTCTGGTCTCCGCCTTTGATTATGAATCGGCTCTGGCCGATAACAAGACGCTGGCGCGTCTTGAACGACAGCGGAGCCGTTTGGCGTCCTTTGATCTGAACCAGCTTGAAACACAGGCGCAAGCCGTGGCTTTCTGGATCAACGCCTATAACTTTTTCATGATCGACCAGATTCTGACCGAGCGGCCGAATGGCCAGCTGGTGTCTTCGGTGTGGGATTACGGCGGCCGAATCAATCCGTTTGTCAAAAATGTCTTCGGCCGCGCCCATTTTACGGTGGCTGGCCAGGCATACAGCCTGGACGAGATTGAGAAAGGGATTCTTTTGGGTGATGAATTTAAGGCTCGCGGCTGGAAAGACGCAAGGGTGCATTTCGCCGTCAACTGCGCCTCTGTGGGTTGTCCGCCTTTAAGAGCAGAGATCTATACCTCAGCGAACCTGGAGCAACTGCTGGCCGAGAATACCCGGCGGGCATTGAGCACCGAGCGCCAGCTCCGGGTTGAATCCGGGCGTTTGTATGTGAGTGAGCTGTTCAAGTGGTACGAGGAGGATTTTCAGGAGGCTTCCGGGTCAATCCGGGCATTCATTCTGGAGTGGGCGACGCCTGAGGTGTCCGAGCGTGTTAAAAGCGCGGCCGGGCTGAGCTACATCGAATACGACTGGAGCCTGAACACGCCTGAGAACTTTCCAGAGATTCGCCGATAG
- a CDS encoding MarR family winged helix-turn-helix transcriptional regulator: MTVSFTERGTPLAESDTLTLVQTSGMVKDRISEVAAARLRDRGYADVSASLLGFLGALDCGVNFGSDIARRLDISRQMVAKTVKELSEAGYLVQGAGPGKLKPIEFTLKGERLMSEVRQILAEMDRELNKSVGKKSLKDLVRELDALAGTLGTL, translated from the coding sequence ATGACGGTTAGTTTTACTGAGCGGGGCACACCACTTGCCGAAAGCGACACCCTCACCCTGGTGCAGACCTCGGGCATGGTGAAAGACAGGATCTCTGAAGTTGCAGCCGCCCGGCTTCGTGATCGAGGCTATGCGGATGTATCCGCTTCCTTGCTTGGGTTTCTGGGTGCCCTGGACTGCGGGGTGAACTTTGGTTCTGACATTGCCCGAAGGCTCGATATTTCACGCCAGATGGTGGCAAAGACCGTGAAGGAGTTGAGCGAAGCCGGTTATCTTGTCCAGGGGGCCGGACCGGGTAAGCTCAAACCCATTGAGTTTACGCTGAAGGGCGAGAGGTTGATGTCCGAGGTTCGACAGATCCTTGCAGAGATGGATCGTGAGCTGAACAAGAGCGTCGGCAAGAAAAGCCTCAAGGATCTGGTGCGAGAACTGGATGCGCTAGCCGGCACTCTTGGAACTCTCTGA
- a CDS encoding SRPBCC family protein: MNQTLVRTALKLNAAFSGISGLFLLFLPDLAGQLIGIIAPMAFQAVGLGLLIFSVDLSHQSTRDRIAGWRVLYASVGDFIWVLGSILGVTLWGSHLPPQGIFTILAVAAVVLCFGLAQMAGLKKMYFLPKDRCFSHSLRYQSGSDADSLWHIVGNLGAVAQYAPNLASSRIEDIHDGDLPLRACEDTRGNQWRERCTEYDEYRRCYEVEFLTEEPGFPYPATWMVGGWRVEQIPDGSEVVVWWKLHPKPKWLAPVIMAMLAFGVDRTFPSVITNMETQALSRDSGELADSEDQATA; the protein is encoded by the coding sequence ATGAACCAGACTCTCGTTCGCACAGCGCTGAAGCTTAATGCAGCTTTTTCGGGTATTTCCGGACTTTTCCTGCTTTTCCTGCCAGATCTCGCAGGCCAATTGATTGGCATCATCGCGCCCATGGCCTTTCAAGCAGTGGGGTTGGGATTGCTGATTTTTTCTGTGGATCTATCGCATCAATCCACTCGGGATCGGATCGCCGGTTGGCGGGTGCTCTACGCCAGCGTCGGGGATTTCATCTGGGTCCTGGGTTCCATCCTGGGCGTGACTCTCTGGGGCTCACACCTCCCTCCCCAGGGAATCTTTACGATACTTGCCGTTGCTGCAGTTGTGCTTTGCTTTGGACTCGCCCAGATGGCTGGTTTGAAAAAAATGTACTTCCTGCCAAAGGACCGTTGTTTTAGCCACTCACTCAGGTACCAGTCCGGCTCAGATGCAGACAGCCTCTGGCACATTGTCGGAAATCTGGGTGCGGTCGCCCAGTATGCTCCGAATCTGGCTTCCTCGCGGATTGAAGACATTCACGATGGTGACCTCCCATTGCGGGCCTGTGAAGATACCCGAGGCAACCAATGGCGGGAGCGCTGTACCGAGTATGACGAATACCGCAGATGCTATGAGGTTGAATTCCTGACCGAAGAGCCAGGCTTTCCTTACCCGGCGACCTGGATGGTTGGGGGCTGGCGGGTTGAACAGATCCCGGACGGGTCCGAAGTGGTCGTCTGGTGGAAGCTACATCCGAAACCCAAGTGGTTGGCGCCGGTGATCATGGCAATGCTGGCCTTCGGCGTCGACAGAACATTTCCTAGTGTGATCACAAACATGGAAACACAGGCGCTTTCACGGGATTCTGGAGAACTCGCAGACTCTGAAGATCAGGCAACAGCTTGA
- a CDS encoding ADP-ribosylglycohydrolase family protein yields MTCNVSFERKPAVVAALAGGWVADAAGLGLHWLYDSQRIHEVGGQSPEFLPPKADYFKGGFGYFAHEGKQSGDISHYGAATGVLIDSLLASEGKLDIRDYQRRFRAFFGPGGHWRGYIDNPTRVTLNNLNTIEQNAIERAQSGTTAELTEKQKRILVQKVLPYTRRLSGDQLADPVRKAISLTYQDPKIQEAGIYLAKTIDQHLLPESGADDMQLPAVSKLPPLVACYSGSNELMEVTESAVRVTNHNDEAVAWAKCTARLLESLYQGKPMSDAMDSAMAEAPDPDNLRKARSGERLDAVTAGESFGRTCYLHEAMPVIFHILSHSVSYTEAIRANIHCGGDSCGRAWIIGPAMAAVHGVGGEQGIPLSWLTRLTDGSDILGKLESLVGGKWPENEPQKRAPTCPMQ; encoded by the coding sequence ATGACCTGCAACGTGTCCTTCGAGAGAAAACCCGCCGTAGTCGCCGCTCTTGCCGGCGGCTGGGTGGCGGATGCGGCCGGCCTCGGTTTGCACTGGCTGTATGACAGCCAGCGAATCCATGAGGTGGGCGGCCAGTCGCCGGAATTCCTGCCGCCGAAGGCGGACTATTTCAAAGGCGGATTCGGGTACTTTGCGCACGAAGGCAAACAGTCCGGCGATATCAGCCACTACGGGGCGGCCACCGGGGTACTGATCGACAGCCTTCTGGCTAGTGAAGGCAAGCTGGATATCCGCGATTACCAGCGTCGTTTCCGGGCGTTTTTCGGACCTGGTGGCCACTGGCGGGGTTATATCGACAACCCCACCCGGGTCACTCTGAACAATCTGAACACCATCGAACAGAATGCCATTGAACGGGCGCAATCGGGCACCACTGCCGAACTGACCGAAAAGCAGAAACGGATACTGGTGCAGAAAGTTTTGCCCTACACCCGACGCCTGAGCGGCGACCAATTGGCTGACCCTGTTCGAAAGGCCATCAGCCTTACCTATCAGGACCCTAAGATACAGGAAGCAGGCATTTACCTCGCTAAAACCATCGATCAGCACCTGCTACCGGAAAGCGGCGCCGACGATATGCAACTGCCTGCAGTGTCCAAGCTACCACCACTGGTAGCCTGCTATTCTGGCAGCAACGAGCTGATGGAGGTCACCGAATCTGCCGTACGGGTGACCAATCACAACGACGAGGCCGTTGCCTGGGCCAAGTGCACAGCAAGACTTCTCGAGAGCCTTTATCAGGGCAAACCAATGTCAGACGCTATGGACTCCGCCATGGCCGAAGCGCCGGATCCTGACAACCTCCGCAAGGCACGCTCTGGTGAACGCCTGGATGCAGTAACTGCCGGCGAATCTTTCGGCCGCACCTGCTACCTGCACGAAGCCATGCCGGTGATCTTTCATATCCTGAGCCACTCCGTAAGCTATACAGAAGCGATTCGTGCCAACATCCACTGCGGCGGCGACTCCTGCGGCCGGGCATGGATCATCGGTCCTGCCATGGCCGCCGTTCATGGTGTCGGGGGCGAACAGGGCATCCCCCTGAGCTGGCTGACGCGCCTGACAGACGGCTCGGATATCCTCGGAAAACTCGAGTCGCTGGTAGGCGGCAAATGGCCAGAAAACGAACCACAGAAACGGGCGCCCACTTGCCCGATGCAGTGA
- a CDS encoding MAPEG family protein yields the protein MNSSDIFWPVLAQIFLTLTMFIMLGVRKARAVKTGKVNRHQAALDNRVWPEEVVKVSNNIANQFEAPVLFYVLCLVTYSINAAGTVAIALAWLFALSRYAHAYVHVGSNYVPLRLRLFLFGCVVLLVMLILVAWNLATGVVDPY from the coding sequence ATGAATTCAAGCGACATTTTTTGGCCTGTTCTAGCCCAGATTTTTCTGACCCTTACTATGTTCATTATGCTTGGGGTCAGGAAGGCCAGAGCAGTAAAGACCGGTAAGGTAAATCGCCATCAGGCGGCACTGGATAATCGGGTATGGCCCGAGGAGGTGGTCAAGGTCTCTAACAACATTGCGAACCAGTTTGAAGCGCCGGTGTTGTTCTACGTACTCTGTCTGGTTACATACAGCATCAATGCGGCAGGTACAGTGGCCATCGCCCTAGCATGGCTGTTTGCACTGAGTCGCTACGCTCATGCCTACGTGCATGTAGGCTCCAATTATGTACCCTTGCGATTGCGGCTGTTTCTGTTTGGATGCGTGGTATTGTTGGTCATGCTCATCTTGGTGGCCTGGAATCTGGCTACGGGCGTCGTTGATCCGTACTGA
- a CDS encoding TetR/AcrR family transcriptional regulator, with amino-acid sequence MKQKRMVGQKHGDLRMELLREGVILLDSEGVGGVTIRAVARNAGVAHSAPANHFPSRRAMLTAIAAMIFTDLADLIAEAVADTVDEPEQSIQVFAETCFQFALHSPNRYQLIWQRQLVDHDDPALAREMERVYSTLLSLLRQGQVNRYVDIETHAIAIWSMIHGYISMRLDGNLVAAEDPVTNLPRSKAILLSLIDGIYCRET; translated from the coding sequence GTGAAACAGAAACGTATGGTGGGGCAAAAGCATGGTGACCTACGGATGGAACTGCTTCGTGAAGGAGTCATTCTGTTAGATAGTGAGGGAGTTGGAGGTGTCACAATTCGTGCTGTAGCACGTAATGCCGGCGTCGCTCATTCAGCGCCAGCCAATCATTTTCCCTCCAGGCGCGCCATGCTGACTGCCATAGCCGCCATGATCTTTACCGACCTGGCTGATTTAATAGCAGAGGCGGTAGCTGATACGGTTGATGAACCCGAACAGTCCATACAGGTATTCGCTGAAACCTGCTTCCAATTTGCTCTTCATTCCCCAAATCGCTATCAACTAATCTGGCAACGTCAGTTAGTCGATCATGACGATCCAGCATTAGCCCGGGAAATGGAGCGTGTGTATTCAACCCTGCTCTCACTGCTGCGGCAAGGCCAGGTAAACCGCTATGTGGACATTGAAACCCATGCAATTGCAATCTGGTCAATGATTCACGGCTACATCAGTATGCGGCTGGATGGAAACCTGGTGGCTGCTGAAGACCCTGTAACGAACCTTCCTCGAAGTAAGGCAATTCTGCTGTCGCTTATTGATGGCATCTACTGCCGTGAAACTTGA
- a CDS encoding DsbA family protein has protein sequence MRHPEKADLMPWFARALSSAPRYSLQHIVQSARARIRGEQDLARVFINPRDPFGLPLLQALIHLQNHYRVRFRIHTVWRLDDDMFPEPALWSAWAQHDATRLARLYDFTPPNRPTPPSEAELTSATARLRAAEKTPEALAAALTIFDELWHSTTGDAPAARPNKAVLSENETMLRRLGHYQGSMVWYLGDWFWGVDRLDHLERSSIRQGLNRHAADTLTFTRTWIALTRDATALPSGHPAAATSLEVFFSIRSPYSYLGLERAIQLADAWKIPLRLRPVLPMLMRGQSVPDAKKWYIFHDTKREANKLGIPYGFVADPLGPGVERCYALFEYAHSLGREIDYMRTYARAVNAEGIRSETDAGLKLIVERAGLDWHKARTLLDDESWRDWAEGNRQAMYECGLWGVPSFRYGQVSCWGQDRLWVIEEAIKKRVETSSTQGVYDPTNNEELTSSQRSN, from the coding sequence ATGCGTCACCCTGAAAAAGCGGATCTCATGCCGTGGTTCGCCCGCGCATTGTCCAGCGCACCCAGGTATTCCCTGCAACACATTGTTCAGAGCGCGCGTGCCAGGATCAGGGGCGAGCAGGATCTGGCGCGGGTGTTCATAAACCCTCGCGATCCTTTTGGCCTTCCCCTTTTGCAGGCCCTCATCCACCTTCAGAACCACTACCGGGTGCGCTTCCGGATTCACACGGTATGGCGGCTGGATGATGACATGTTTCCGGAGCCGGCACTCTGGAGCGCCTGGGCCCAGCACGATGCAACCAGGCTTGCCAGACTCTATGACTTCACGCCCCCCAACCGGCCAACGCCGCCATCTGAAGCCGAACTGACCTCAGCCACGGCACGCCTGCGGGCTGCCGAGAAAACCCCGGAAGCGCTGGCTGCCGCCCTGACTATATTCGACGAGCTCTGGCACTCAACAACCGGTGACGCACCGGCTGCAAGGCCCAATAAAGCAGTGTTATCCGAAAATGAAACCATGCTCCGACGGCTGGGGCACTATCAGGGCAGTATGGTCTGGTACCTGGGCGACTGGTTCTGGGGTGTGGATCGGTTGGACCATCTCGAACGAAGCTCCATCCGGCAGGGGCTGAACCGACATGCCGCCGACACTCTCACATTCACCCGTACCTGGATAGCCCTGACCCGTGACGCCACTGCGCTTCCCAGCGGCCACCCAGCCGCCGCGACGTCTCTGGAGGTGTTTTTCTCGATACGGAGCCCTTATTCGTATCTTGGCCTGGAGCGCGCCATTCAGCTGGCCGATGCCTGGAAGATCCCGCTCCGGCTGCGACCGGTTTTGCCAATGCTGATGCGCGGGCAATCCGTACCCGACGCCAAGAAATGGTATATCTTTCACGACACCAAACGGGAAGCCAACAAGCTAGGTATTCCGTACGGCTTCGTTGCCGACCCACTCGGGCCAGGAGTTGAACGATGCTATGCCCTGTTCGAGTACGCCCATTCCCTTGGCCGTGAAATCGACTACATGCGCACCTACGCCCGGGCCGTCAATGCCGAAGGTATCCGTTCGGAAACCGATGCAGGACTTAAACTGATTGTTGAACGGGCAGGTCTGGACTGGCACAAGGCCAGAACCCTCTTGGACGACGAAAGCTGGCGAGACTGGGCGGAAGGCAACCGCCAGGCCATGTATGAATGCGGCCTTTGGGGCGTTCCCAGTTTCCGCTACGGCCAGGTAAGTTGTTGGGGCCAGGACCGGCTCTGGGTTATCGAAGAGGCCATCAAAAAAAGGGTGGAGACCAGCTCCACCCAAGGGGTTTACGACCCGACCAACAATGAAGAGCTCACATCAAGTCAACGCAGTAATTAA
- a CDS encoding TVP38/TMEM64 family protein, with protein MSFRIAVITVVLAALASAWWLLQSLGMPADLSPDTLAEWLGSQGATGPLLLMLLMVIAVVVGPIPTLPVSATAGLAFGLLWGTAIAATGALLGALSAFWIARCLGREAICNRFPDNPVLARDGSQRFLTIAVFLTRLIPVFSFALISYAAGVTAIQAWRFAIATLVGMLPMTVVFAGLGNTFKLNPVLTVLAGVAILIVMIWLPWSISRHPGSRLARWLQLNQ; from the coding sequence ATGAGTTTCAGAATTGCTGTAATCACCGTAGTTCTGGCCGCCCTTGCGAGCGCCTGGTGGCTGTTGCAAAGCCTGGGTATGCCGGCGGATCTCTCGCCAGACACACTGGCGGAATGGTTGGGCAGCCAGGGCGCCACAGGGCCGCTCCTGCTGATGCTGTTGATGGTGATTGCTGTGGTGGTGGGGCCCATTCCCACCTTACCCGTAAGCGCAACAGCAGGGCTTGCCTTCGGTCTCCTCTGGGGTACGGCGATCGCCGCGACCGGCGCACTGTTGGGGGCCCTGTCGGCCTTCTGGATTGCCCGGTGCCTTGGCCGGGAAGCCATCTGCAACCGATTCCCGGACAATCCGGTACTGGCCAGAGACGGCTCTCAGCGTTTTCTGACCATTGCGGTGTTCCTGACCCGACTGATTCCCGTGTTCTCATTCGCCCTCATCAGTTACGCCGCCGGCGTCACTGCCATACAGGCCTGGCGCTTCGCCATCGCGACCCTGGTCGGCATGCTGCCGATGACGGTCGTGTTCGCCGGCCTGGGAAACACGTTCAAACTGAACCCGGTTCTAACTGTACTGGCCGGCGTCGCTATTCTCATCGTCATGATATGGTTGCCCTGGTCGATCAGCCGGCATCCCGGCTCAAGACTGGCCCGTTGGCTACAACTGAATCAATAA